The Oreochromis niloticus isolate F11D_XX linkage group LG18, O_niloticus_UMD_NMBU, whole genome shotgun sequence DNA window GAATTGTAAGTCTGAAGGGCATTTAGGTGGTCCAACTTCATCTTAGTTAATAAGGACTGAGTTATTTGACTGACTTACATGAAATATTCTGATTTCGGTGTTGTATTTATATTAAACTCCGCCACTGGAACACCTCTGGATGCAATACGAGGGCCAAACATGGCTGCTGGGTAAACAATAGAAGATGTTCCCACCTACAGGAAAACAACAATCAACAATGACCTGCAGTGGCGACTTATATTGGAAAAACACAGGTCGAGTCTTCCACAATTTCTTAGCAAATATTGTGTTACATGACAATACTACACAGGAAgaatacagtatatatcacacatgcatattgaaattaaaatgactCACCACGAGACAAAGATCACAGGTTTCAATTTCTTTTTCCACCTTGGTAAGAATGTGAGAGTCCAGCGTCTCCCCAAAAAACACCACATTGGGCCTCAGCAGACCATTACACTCTCTTTCTTCACACCTACAGAGAGCGGTATAAAACAGTCCTCATGTTAATGGTCTCATACTTTTTCAAATTCTATCCACACTGACAAAGATGTGGCCAGAAAAGCCAAATGCTTGATAATTAAAGATTATAAAATCTAAGAATAGGCCGTTTTCTCAGTAGATGTCAATGGGCAGCTTTTCAGCCATACTTTCAGTTACACTTataagtagggatgggtaccgctgtccggtgccattatggcaccggttctgacataaacggtagtaaccagaccgaaaagcagcgcacatttcggtgctttatttctgtacttttttcccctgagatgtcatacgcttggattctagccaatcattttacctttgcaagcgtagtaggcgggcccaggtacgtatgttcttttagagcagagctacagattaaaaatgcccaaggccaagcgatcaaaagtctggatgtacttcacagcaaaagatgcaaactcagcagcctgcaacaagtgctttaagctgatactgtgcaaaggaggtaacacctcgaatctgatgaaacgcCTGGCGACGTAtagcattttgttaaaagccgagaaatgcggcgtatttgatagcttgctgcgagacctcacaccgtgcacatccactgtgggtgtggtgcctgttatcggacccggagttagcaacatcccccaaaaacccgaagagtagagtcctggcccctagccctgtcagcgtagcagaaatgatgacggatgatgatggcagcagcagccgttctcctctgcatCAGCCACGTGAGttgcttaatgttgttcgtgtgtaatttacgttgagtaggctaaccacattattacattaatgcatgtaaggtgaactagcaaacaccgtcgtagttacatgcggctgtcttcttgtttgatggcagatgctcccttcaccctggccaaaaaggctaaaatgaccacagaaaaagtggaaaacagttaaacatgagaggtttttggacaaagtttgtgtttttttccattgtttaagcactgcttccagccaagagtgataccatatatcccctatagctgcagaaaaggctaacattgttatctttttccaaaaaaacagctaaacatgagaggcttttggaccaattttgtgttctccattctttaagcaccggttcgagcaccgtttaagcaccggcaccgtttcaaaagtaccggtttggtactggtatcggataaaacctaaacgatacccatccctacttatAAGCAAAACTGGATTTGAAGTATTTAAAGCGCACTGCTGCCCCCCAGTGGAAGAACTGATCTGATTAACAGGAACATAGGATTTGAGTTTAAACTCATTCAGCAGGAAAAACCTGCAGGTCTGCAGCAGCTCAAAGAGATGCAGGAGGTGGGTGGAGATGATGGGTAACCTAAACCTCTCACAATAATGCAGATGGCATGCTTCCCTTAAGTGTGCATTTTCGTAGCTTTCGTGTTTTCTTATTAAAAAGATTCCATGTTTTcgatatttttttcctttctaacAAGCACATGCTTtttgaaaagggagaaagattTCCCGGTGAGGTTACCCACACAGAATTACACAAAATTATCTAAACGTCACACAGTGCACAAACAGCCAAGCTGACAATTGCTTAGTGTTTGCATAATCATATGCAATTAGAATAGGTTTGCTTATTAGACTGGTGCAGAATGCAGAATTTgaggaaactaattttgcatcTGACTGACTACAgtatatgcaaaacaaaaagcttaGCAAATCTGTCTGTCAGTGTTATTAATATGGCATGAAAGTAATCCCACCTTGGCAGCTTATCCACAGGAATCTGGGCATCAGGAACATCTGGGCCAGGGTCACTGCACATTAATACAGCAAAGACTGATCTATCCATGCTGGAGGTTTATGTTGATCAGTGTAAGCATTGGTATTTCAAAGGTTCTGTTACTTACCCTTTGTTTTTTAAGGGAGCACATATGGGGCTTCTCTTGTTCACTGACACATGACCGCAACTCATACAGCGCGTCTCCATCAGACTGCCTGCAGTtatacacagaaaacacagcTGTTGCACATTAGAGTGCTGGGATCCCAGAAAACATCTCGTGGGAACAGACAGAAGAAAGATTTTAGCAGGTGAGTCAAACGTTTTAGCACTCTGGCCACCCTCGAAACAGTATGAAAATAGAGAAGCCAGTCAAAATGTTCCTCTAAAAGGCCAACTTAACACTTGAGCAGGACACTTCTTGGACTTTTCTCCGCTGACATTAAATTACTGACTAAATCTGTGGGCTTGAGAGACCAACCACTATGAATCAGATTTTTCCATATCCCAGCAAAACCACAACAGCCCTGTCAAAGTTTCCACTAATCACTACACAAGGAGTTGTTTTAGGATGACTGTACATTGTTAACACAAACTGGAAAAGTTGTTCAATTTCAGAACTTAAAACTGAGTGTGAAACTGAAGATATCTATAGGGTGAAATTCTCTTAACATTAGCACACAAAGCTAGGCATGGAGGTAATGACTCACAAAAACAGCAAGGCCATTCTGACAGTGCAGTTCTCTGCCAAGGCACGCTGTCATGCTCCATCTTGCAACCAAGTTTCACATAATTCCCCCTGGTAGTTTTTGCATAATCCTGCACGTAATGAAATTAAACAGCTGCTATTTGCATTTTGTATCTGTGGTCACTTTCTGCTCCTCACCATGAATGTTGAGCACATGTTTGGACCCAGCCTGACGGTGCAGGTCATCTATGCACTGGGTGATGATGACCACAGAGCGCCCCTGCTTCGTCAGCCGAACCTCACACTCTGCTAAAGCCAAATGGACAGCGCTGGGCTTCTTGTTCATCACAAGCTCCCTTCTGTAATGGTAGAACTCCCAAACTCGAGATGGGTCGCGAGAGAAGGCCTCTGGCGTTGCAAGGTCCTGAGGACAGATCCACATGGTTATGTTTTAAGCACAGACTGAAAAGCTCAGAAGGCTGCCATCAAAGTGCACAATCCAAAGACATATTTAACTGGAAGGGAAAACACAAATacaacctaaaaaaaacaaataaaatgaaattaaaaaaagattaaaaataaaatgcattcaaGTAAAAGTGTGTGTTGCTTCTTTATCAGTTACCTGAGACAGCCACTTCCTCCACTTCTCATTCTTTCCACGAAAGGTTGGTACTCCGCTCTCTGCGCTCACACCAGCTCCTGTTATGATGGCTATGTGCTTGGCTTTGGAAAACACCTCACGGAATTCAGACATGTCTaggaaaatataataaaaactacTTTTACATCGGAGCAGGGAGCACAAAGCAAGCGTTGAAACTCTCCAGACATAATGACACCCAGataagttaagaaaaaaaacataagaggtAAATCTAAAATTAAgtaatcattttaatttagaTAGAATCAAGCAGCCTGTCTTCTCTTCAGTTATCATGATGCACTTCCTACTTCTTAATTAAGCGCATCAGGATTTAGTTGTTTGCTTTTCATGAGCTGGTTTCTTACTCGGGTTCTATATGTCACCAAATTATGTAACTCACACATTGTACTATGTAGTGAAATGCACAAGTGTTCATTTTACCTGAGCTGTGTTTCACTGCATCAGCCAGCGGTCCTTTGGTCACATGAGAGGAGCATATTCGAAGCCCAAGAGCAACGACAGCTCGATTTCGGAGAAGCATTGTCACTGGAAGACCAGATACAGACAAAAGGGCTGAAAATACAACGTGTAACCTCCCGCATGCTCACACAAGATGTTTGAGGGGACAGTGTAAGAGTCACCGCTTAACCACAGGATAAAAGAGAGGTTTTGATCTAAATTATAGCACATCAGTGAGTGGAAGTGTATGTGTAGCTGGTGGTTACGTGGTGTAATCCACGTAAACATGGATTACAGGTCAGCAACAAAACAGTATGATGCAACTTTGGGAGTCCTGGGTGGTGTGACAGGGTGAGACATCCTCTGTGATGTGTCGCAACACATGATGAATACACCTTCCTGCCATCAGGAGGAAGGTCTTTTAGACCTTGTAGCATAATTCTGATGAACAAATCCAGTTGATATGagtgtcactcacttttttgctgTCATTGCTGCAGCActtatttgtttttgctttggttGTATTTATCTGACAGTCGCCACAAGACACAAATGGAGCTTCCGAAAGGACAATAAATGCAAAATTCAGTGTCTGTCTTGCTTTATATGACAGTGAAATATGAATACAAAAAAGGCACGTAAAGGAATACAGCTGCAACGTAACTCAGCCTGCCTTTTTAGGCCCCGATAAGGCACGTGAATGTCGCTTATTATACCCAAAGAAGGTTGCCAGTTCTTCCTACTTTGAGGCCAACggaaaattacagaaaatgacaaaagtGGGCGCGCCCATGAACCTGAACAAACTACCTATTACGTTCAAACAGGTTTAACGAGATGTCCAGCctaaggtttaaaaaaacatgccaAAAGGTGCTTAGGCTAATCTAGGCGTTAAAGACTATAAAGATTCTGCACAATCCGAGTACGCGTTACAGCTACTTACTGCTGCGGCTCTTTGTCGCGCTGTTTCTTCCAAAAATAACCCAAAGAAGCGTTTCAGCCGAGGAATTAATGAAAAGAAGACGTTGTTAACTTTAGCTAACAACTTGCAAACTCATTAACAAACTCCAAACATCAGCTGCGTTGACATGTAGTCGTTTTAAAGTCGGGGGCAGGAGTAGCCACAGGGATCAAATCGTGCTCGCTGTCACATAAGCAGGAACTAGCCAGTACATCCAAACATGTATCTGTTGATACTAAAAGTATGAGCGTGCTTTAAATAAACTTGCTACAATACATTTACTGTACTCACCTCGCTGCGATTGATATAAACCTTCTATCAGAGCACAGAGCCGCAACTAGTTTGCTTGTTTACCTGTACGCTTGATTAACAGGAGCAGCCGTAAACGTATCAAACTGTCGTAAATAGCACTCCGCGAGCGAGAGCGCCACCTGCTGGCGCATTGGCGAAATTGCAGTTCATTCAAGATGATTCATTCATTCTCAGGTTTAACGATTCAGTGGTTTCAACTTTTTTGCGCTTAAATAATACAAGCTCTGACAAACGGACAGACCTTTTatcaaataaaattattttagatatattattattttgttttgaaaaaaaatctttatttccCTATTGCACAAATTTATTTAACCGTAATATAATTGTATACATCGTAGCCTAAATCCTAATCTGTTCTAATCTCAGATTAtatgtttcagtttttacatgtaaaaaaaatctgaattgaTCAATGATAAGGTTGTATAAATCTTTATCAAAATTATTGTCGGCTTTATATTTTCCCTTCGCACTGTGTAGTGTATGCATGTCATAACCCACCAacgcctctctctctctctcccactctcatttgcgctctctctctccccctctctcgctctctcgctCCTTCCCGTCATCAATAGCTACCTCCCAGCGTGTGAGAGTGGCCGTGGTTCTGCATCTGCCCCCAGTCGGCCAGAGCAGTCTCCACTGGACACTGGGTGAAAATTGATGGCGACCACTCCAGCCAACAGCACAGACCGCAGACCGATAAGGAGACTCCGCTCCAAGAGTGAAACACCATATCTTATAGAAGCACGACTCTCCTCCAGCATGCGGACAGGTAAGAGCACATCCATCCAGCCATCATGCTCTCAGATCTTCTTGTTGGATGTTTTTTTCTGCCCCCCTTTCCAGATGTCGTTGAATGATGTGGGTGGAGTGAGGAGATTACGGTCTAAAATACGCTCCTGTTTTTATGCGAATGATCTTCCACAGTATGTGTGGATTTGTAGGATAGTTTTTTGGGGGTGTGGGATTTAATCTTTCAAAATCTGTTAATGGGTAGCTTTAGATATTCTTGAAAGGGAGGGAGAAATGTGAGTGAAATGTTATGCAACTTTGTAGACTAACGCTGAGGCATGGTGTCCGCTGCAAACTCCAGAATACAGAAAATATacagatttttacatttttatttatttatttatttcatagcttTAAATAGCAGTCTCGTGTGGATTTGATTTCGTCAGCGTTTGGTAATTGCTACCACTGTAATTCAACGCAGTTACataataaggaaaaaaaaatcttcaacgTGACCCTGTAGTAGCCCCAGCTTTGGCTGTGGTGCACAAAAAATCGGGTGGGATGTCCTGAGTCTTGTGTATTTCTCTCTCTCGGATTCTAATCACTGCATTATAAACAGCTGTCATTGATCCGAGATGATGCTGGTGGCGAACAGTCTCCTGTCTCCATCACCCTGTGCAAAGTGTGTTGCATCccctgttaccatggtgatttgGCATTTTATGCTGACTGAGTCAACCGGATTCAGATCTTCTGCACTACAGTGTGATTATGATACACTACAAAGCTGCATCCAACAGTCTGTTTCGGCGACAGATCTCATCACAGTCACGCCAGTTAGCAGCCTACTATGAAGGATGTTTGATAGCCTGTTTTGTATCACAGCCAAAAAAATGTGGTTTTCTCTTATTAGTCTCATTAACTGAATCACATgccctgctgtttttcttttctcgtAAAGCTTCTATAATAAGCTGGCGAAGTTCCTCTTGTCCTGCTGTATCAGCTTGCTGGCATCACACCCATCATCCACTCAGCAAAATGTATAGGGTGCTGAAGCTGCCATGTCTGTAGTGTGTAAGGTTTGGATGTTGTCCAGATGTCCATGTATTGTAGCTTTCAAAAGATCCTTTCTTTATTCGAAACTACCACACAATGGCACATATTTTCACCTGAATATCACATATATCTTAGAAAGGATGGCTTTAGATGAAATTACTGTGCTAATGAGAAGAAGTTTGAACATTCTGATAAAGCAGGGTTGCGTCATTATGAAATCATGTGTTAGTAATTCATCAATGAATCATTTGGTTGCAAAATGTcctaaaaatgagtgaaaatacCCAATGCGGCACCTTTAATTCCTCCCCCATCACCCCGAGCAACAGTTCCAAATCTCAAAGAGTAAGACATTCATAAAATACAGGAAATCTGCTTGGAAGAGAATCATCTACACATATTATTCacatattattatcattatcatcattgtTTCCCAAATGTAAGATAAATAAAGTGTTTCtcatctcatcatcatcatagtcCTTTACAAGGAAAATAAGCAGTAAAATGCTCCCATAAAGAAAATCTTTCCTGCCTCTTACCACAACCCCTGAAGTCATTTGTTAGATTGTATTATATTTAGATTTTGATTTGTTCTTCACGTTTTCTATTTTCAGTTTAAttaagctttttctttttccacctTTCTAATActtgctgcttcttttttttttttttgtcttgagCTAAGCTGGGTTACATGTTTTGGCTGCTGTATTTCCCAGCTTTTTAGGATAAACAATGTACATATCCTATTTGAAAAGCCAAACCTTGGAATCAGTTAATGATCTCTTGTTAAGAGTATTTTATGCAGTTGTATGCTTGAAGAGCAGAGCATGTGCCGTCTCACATCAGGACAGCTTGGATTCCAGTGCAGCTTGTCATTGCACGGCAGCTGTATTGACAGCTCCCAGGTGTGCAGCGCGAGCCCAGGCAGCACCGGATGCTCACTTGTGGTTTTCTTGACATAtgaaaaagaggggaaaaaagaaacagttctAGTCTATTTTGCTTTCGCCAGTGAGTGTTTGGCCTGTGGAGACGAGCCTGTTGTCAGTGACAGGACACTGTCAGttgtctctgtgcttcttttttattttcctacTCTACCATCGAgctcacacaaagcataaagatggTACGGGGGCGATTTGTACAACAGTGCTGTTGACTCACTTCCACCTGTAGAAGTGGAGCAGGATTTAGCTTGCTTATTGCCAAGGAAACCAAAAGTCTTGTGCTTGTGCACCCAGGTGCTTAATAAAGATAAATGACCAGGGCTGCCAAGTATGTGAAGCAAGTACTAAGCAATTATCTCTGTAGTTCACAGCAAGACATTGAATAGTTACCTGTCATGCATTTTAACTCTTATAATGGTTTAAACACACCCCAGTTCTCTGCACAGAAAGCAAATATggtaaatgaaaaacaaatgttttggcttttgttgttgtttttttttgtttcctttaataaatgaaagaaagcatAATGAGATTATGATCAATACACCACTAATCCTGTACAGGATTATGATGTTGATTTGTGTTCATTCATGTCTGCAAAGTTTATCTGGGAAGGTTTATCTGTGTGATCATTAGAAGATGAACTGAAGGTTCATAGCCTGTCTCGCTTTATCCCCTAAGACTAAAAGTAGGTTTAGCTAGCCCATGCATGGATCAGGCGCCCCTGTGGGGGCCCCAGTCTTTGCTCCAACTTTGACTTTTACAGAGATAAGGCTGAggcttacaaagaagaggtacTCTAAGGGTTTGTAATGGAATTAGGGTTCACATATGAAACATGGCTTTATTGCACTGACCTGTTTAGAGCCAGCACTTATCTAATTTGCCCTGCAGTTAAATGGCTCTGCACACAGACATAATAACATAAAGGCATCAGTTACTGCGTTGCTGTCAACGATAAAACATGAAAGGGGGTGTAGGTGTTGACAGACGGCTGACCTATGTGTCAAGATTGATTCTAGTCTGTACCGCTT harbors:
- the LOC100701603 gene encoding NAD-dependent protein deacylase sirtuin-5, mitochondrial isoform X1; translation: MTMLLRNRAVVALGLRICSSHVTKGPLADAVKHSSDMSEFREVFSKAKHIAIITGAGVSAESGVPTFRGKNEKWRKWLSQDLATPEAFSRDPSRVWEFYHYRRELVMNKKPSAVHLALAECEVRLTKQGRSVVIITQCIDDLHRQAGSKHVLNIHGSLMETRCMSCGHVSVNKRSPICAPLKNKGDPGPDVPDAQIPVDKLPRCEERECNGLLRPNVVFFGETLDSHILTKVEKEIETCDLCLVVGTSSIVYPAAMFGPRIASRGVPVAEFNINTTPKSEYFMYHFQGPCGTTLPQALAQHESEVF
- the LOC100701603 gene encoding NAD-dependent protein deacylase sirtuin-5, mitochondrial isoform X2; translated protein: MLLRNRAVVALGLRICSSHVTKGPLADAVKHSSDMSEFREVFSKAKHIAIITGAGVSAESGVPTFRGKNEKWRKWLSQDLATPEAFSRDPSRVWEFYHYRRELVMNKKPSAVHLALAECEVRLTKQGRSVVIITQCIDDLHRQAGSKHVLNIHGSLMETRCMSCGHVSVNKRSPICAPLKNKGDPGPDVPDAQIPVDKLPRCEERECNGLLRPNVVFFGETLDSHILTKVEKEIETCDLCLVVGTSSIVYPAAMFGPRIASRGVPVAEFNINTTPKSEYFMYHFQGPCGTTLPQALAQHESEVF